A genomic window from Peromyscus maniculatus bairdii isolate BWxNUB_F1_BW_parent chromosome 1, HU_Pman_BW_mat_3.1, whole genome shotgun sequence includes:
- the LOC102927437 gene encoding androgen-binding protein homolog: MKGTLLLLALLVTGELGFQTTEACLSFFEAFAGMASGNKALMNLILSKFEPTGQEREAFEKLQECYNGLGLSGKLLDAKVMEAILLSPECRNYYTTDMLDKIKKVLSKLTSM; encoded by the exons ATGAAGGGGACGCTGCTTCTGCTGGCCTTGCTGGTGACCGGGGAGCTGGGCTTCCAGACAA CGGAagcatgtctttctttctttgaagccTTTGCTGGAATGGCCAGTGGAAACAAAGCATTAATGAATTTAATCCTTTCCAAATTTGAACCTACTGGCCAGGAGAGGGAGGCTTTTGAAAAACTCCAGGAATGCTACAATGGGTTAGGACTGAGCGGCAAATTGCTGGATGCCAAAGTTATG GAAGCCATCCTCCTCAGCCCAGAATGCAGGAATTACTATACCACAGACATGTTGGACAAAATTAAGAAAGTTCTTTCCAAACTAACCTCTATGTAA